From one Rubrobacter xylanophilus genomic stretch:
- a CDS encoding IclR family transcriptional regulator: protein MKREGEFGIRLEGKFASARRVLRVLDLVSRRGSDLTAKAIARELGVSLSTCYCLLNVLIEEGYLERLPRRKGYRLGPALALLHERGSRSGRVEARVEPVVRELAERSLHHAYLGVLSGGLVTVAQVEAPPRKSPPVGIVRGYHAASHALALGKVLIAHAGDSGLREYLDGYGLEPFTPRTITSPGLLREHLAGVRSQGFALDVEEFAENLCCVAAPVLGPGGRVEGAIGLSTSARRFGEEGRSLVRLVRRAADEASALLSGGEPARAG from the coding sequence ATGAAGCGGGAAGGGGAGTTTGGTATACGGCTGGAGGGCAAGTTCGCCAGCGCGCGGCGGGTATTGAGGGTATTGGATCTGGTGAGCCGGCGGGGGTCGGATCTCACGGCGAAGGCCATCGCCCGGGAACTGGGGGTGAGCCTCTCGACGTGTTACTGTCTGTTGAACGTGCTCATCGAGGAGGGCTACCTGGAGCGGCTGCCGCGCCGGAAGGGCTACCGGCTCGGGCCCGCGCTGGCGCTGCTCCACGAGCGGGGTTCGCGTTCGGGGAGGGTGGAAGCCCGGGTGGAGCCTGTGGTGCGGGAGCTGGCCGAGCGCTCGCTGCACCACGCCTACCTCGGCGTGCTTTCGGGCGGACTCGTCACCGTGGCTCAGGTCGAGGCGCCGCCCAGGAAGAGCCCGCCCGTGGGGATCGTCCGCGGCTACCACGCGGCCTCCCACGCGCTGGCCCTCGGCAAGGTGCTCATCGCTCACGCGGGCGACTCGGGGCTGCGCGAGTACCTCGACGGTTACGGGCTGGAGCCCTTCACCCCCCGCACCATAACCAGCCCCGGGCTGCTCAGGGAGCACCTTGCGGGGGTTCGCTCGCAGGGCTTCGCCTTGGACGTGGAGGAGTTCGCCGAGAACCTGTGCTGCGTCGCCGCCCCCGTTCTGGGGCCTGGCGGCAGGGTGGAGGGGGCCATAGGGCTCTCCACCTCCGCGCGCCGGTTCGGCGAGGAGGGGCGCTCGCTCGTGAGGCTCGTCCGCCGGGCCGCCGACGAGGCCTCGGCGCTCCTCTCCGGCGGGGAGCCCGCCCGGGCGGGGTAG
- a CDS encoding O-antigen ligase family protein: MSGPAILDKLPGGRRRLICSLALSGLALLASWMGYRYGGYYVEGWAPAALVVAALLLALAATGTLGRMRSAWSAAAAALFTGYAAWTFLSLLWSRDLGEAWQGAGLTLLYLLTFWASLSLVANGASRRWVLAALVLGPAVVAALTLSRLAPQAEELFVNGRLLGAAGYFNAEAALLLLPFWAGIYLAGSRRVHPPLRAASLAAAALCSQLAVLTQSRGAMLALAASLPVFFLLSGQRLRGAMALLPVAAALAATFPGLNGVYLAGEGTALEEALRRTGPHVWLAVLAVGACGLGWALLDARWRPSPGATRAAGAAALAAGLLLASAGGAAFYAREGNPVRWGQEKLEAFQSDDASGQERSRYLSASGSGRITMWQVAWEDFTRHPVLGVGTHNYEATYYRLREERAGYVRQPHSLPLEVLAERGAVGGALFFGFLAVCAAAGLRRLAGLNAEGRAQLAAAAAGATYWLVHSGLEWFWQFPAITVPAMIYLSLLVAPWSRREEENARRPELSLRAAGAGLAALMAATALPLYVADSYARQSTAADNPWVALQKLETARRFNPVSSELPLREAALLERVGDWPEATAAYAAAIRRSPEHYAPYAALAGFYERHGDAANALKLYRRALELNPLEPDLRGKVRQLEEASPSSPARG; encoded by the coding sequence ATGAGCGGCCCCGCCATCCTCGACAAGCTCCCGGGTGGGCGCCGCCGGCTGATCTGCAGCCTCGCCCTCTCGGGGCTCGCGTTGCTCGCCTCCTGGATGGGCTACCGGTACGGTGGCTACTACGTCGAGGGCTGGGCTCCCGCAGCCCTGGTCGTCGCGGCGCTGCTGCTCGCGCTGGCGGCCACCGGCACTCTCGGTAGGATGCGCTCTGCCTGGAGCGCGGCCGCGGCCGCCCTGTTCACCGGCTACGCGGCGTGGACCTTCCTCTCGCTCCTGTGGTCCCGGGATCTCGGCGAGGCCTGGCAGGGCGCGGGGCTCACCCTGCTGTACCTGCTGACCTTCTGGGCATCCCTCTCCCTCGTGGCGAACGGGGCCTCCCGGCGCTGGGTGCTCGCGGCGCTCGTGCTGGGCCCCGCGGTGGTGGCGGCCCTCACCCTCTCCCGCCTCGCCCCGCAGGCGGAGGAGCTCTTTGTAAACGGACGGCTGCTCGGCGCCGCGGGCTACTTCAACGCCGAGGCCGCCCTTCTGCTGCTGCCCTTCTGGGCGGGGATCTACCTGGCCGGCTCGCGGCGAGTTCACCCGCCGCTCAGGGCCGCCTCGCTCGCCGCCGCGGCGCTCTGCTCCCAGCTTGCGGTCCTGACCCAGTCGCGGGGGGCGATGCTCGCCCTCGCCGCCTCGCTTCCCGTGTTCTTTCTGCTCTCGGGGCAGCGGCTGCGGGGCGCGATGGCCCTCCTCCCCGTGGCGGCGGCGCTCGCAGCGACCTTCCCCGGCCTGAACGGGGTCTACTTGGCGGGGGAGGGAACTGCGCTGGAGGAGGCGCTCCGGAGGACCGGACCGCACGTGTGGCTCGCGGTCCTTGCGGTCGGAGCCTGCGGGCTGGGATGGGCGCTGCTCGACGCCCGCTGGCGGCCCTCCCCGGGCGCGACGCGCGCCGCCGGGGCGGCCGCACTCGCCGCGGGGCTGCTCCTCGCATCGGCCGGAGGGGCGGCCTTCTACGCCCGGGAGGGGAACCCCGTCCGCTGGGGGCAGGAGAAGCTGGAGGCCTTCCAGAGCGACGACGCCTCAGGGCAGGAACGAAGCCGCTACCTGAGCGCCTCGGGCTCGGGACGGATCACGATGTGGCAGGTGGCGTGGGAGGACTTCACCCGCCACCCGGTGCTGGGGGTGGGCACCCACAACTACGAGGCCACCTACTACCGGCTGCGGGAGGAGCGGGCGGGCTACGTGCGCCAGCCGCACTCGCTGCCGCTGGAGGTGCTGGCGGAGCGGGGGGCGGTGGGCGGAGCGCTGTTCTTCGGCTTTTTAGCGGTGTGCGCGGCGGCCGGGCTGCGGCGGCTCGCGGGGCTCAACGCGGAGGGCCGGGCCCAGCTCGCGGCGGCGGCCGCAGGGGCGACCTACTGGCTCGTGCACTCCGGCCTGGAGTGGTTCTGGCAGTTCCCGGCGATCACGGTGCCCGCCATGATCTACCTCTCCCTCCTGGTCGCGCCCTGGAGCCGGCGGGAGGAGGAGAACGCACGACGTCCGGAGCTCTCTCTGAGAGCCGCCGGAGCGGGCCTCGCCGCCCTGATGGCGGCAACCGCGCTCCCGCTCTACGTCGCGGACAGCTACGCCCGGCAGAGCACCGCGGCGGACAACCCCTGGGTGGCCCTGCAGAAGCTGGAGACGGCCCGGCGCTTCAACCCGGTGAGCTCCGAGCTGCCACTTCGGGAGGCGGCCTTGCTGGAACGTGTCGGCGACTGGCCGGAGGCGACCGCCGCCTACGCGGCCGCGATCCGGCGCTCCCCCGAGCACTACGCACCCTACGCGGCGCTGGCCGGCTTTTACGAGCGACACGGTGATGCGGCGAACGCGCTGAAGCTCTACAGAAGGGCGCTGGAGCTCAACCCGCTGGAGCCGGACCTGCGGGGCAAGGTCCGACAGCTCGAGGAGGCTAGTCCCAGTTCGCCCGCTCGCGGATGA
- a CDS encoding LuxR C-terminal-related transcriptional regulator gives MVGQVAHIKPKRLGLVWLYCPYPVLARGLIDILDPDAKVHYGESAPSRERPDIVLFCAGDAEDVGEGVHKLQEQASGASVVVFGMSSDLSVARAGLQAGAKGFVHAGMQPSQVVRALTVAASGEVAVPRDLLKDLVAGREPVDLSGLTPRQQEILKLVAEGQTNAQIGRRLFLSESTVKQHLRAAYKVLKVRNRTEAAKLIRERANWD, from the coding sequence ATGGTCGGACAGGTTGCTCACATCAAGCCCAAGCGGCTGGGGCTGGTATGGCTCTACTGCCCTTATCCGGTGCTTGCCCGGGGTCTCATAGACATACTGGACCCGGACGCGAAGGTCCACTACGGGGAGAGCGCGCCCTCCCGGGAGCGGCCGGACATCGTGCTGTTCTGTGCCGGTGACGCCGAGGACGTAGGGGAGGGGGTTCACAAGTTGCAGGAGCAGGCCTCGGGGGCGTCGGTGGTGGTCTTCGGGATGAGCAGCGACCTGAGCGTGGCCCGGGCCGGGCTTCAGGCCGGGGCGAAGGGCTTCGTGCACGCGGGGATGCAGCCTTCGCAGGTGGTGCGCGCCCTCACGGTGGCCGCCTCGGGCGAGGTGGCGGTGCCGCGGGACCTGCTGAAGGATCTGGTGGCCGGGAGGGAGCCTGTGGACTTGAGCGGCCTGACCCCCCGCCAGCAGGAGATCTTGAAGCTCGTCGCCGAGGGGCAGACCAACGCCCAGATCGGCCGGCGCCTCTTCCTCTCGGAGTCCACGGTGAAGCAGCACCTGCGGGCCGCCTACAAGGTGCTGAAGGTCCGCAACCGTACGGAGGCGGCGAAGCTCATCCGCGAGCGGGCGAACTGGGACTAG